In the genome of Ureibacillus sp. FSL W7-1570, the window TCGACATGATTTCTTCCAAAGTGGCGTGTTTTAATTCATGCAATTTTTCAAAATAAATCAGCACCCGATTGGCCAAGGATAGAACGGATTCCCGCTTTGTGCCCGTTCTCAGCAAAATGGCGATGAGCTCCTGGTTGGATAAACTTTGAGGTCCTTGTTTAATTAACCTTTCCCTTGGACGATCATCGACGTGCAAATCGCGAATCAACAAATCAGGAAAAGTGCCGATGGACATGAATCAAGCATACCCCCTACAGTTCGATGATATTGAGTTCCACCAACTTTTCAAAAAGTGATGCAATCGGCAGTCCGACAACTGTATTGTAGTCGCCTTCAATCCGGTCGATAAATAAGGCGCCACCTGTTTGGATTCCATAACCACCAGCTTTGTCAAAGGGGTCTTTCGTCTCGACATATTTTTCAATCAATGGTCTTGGAAGATGTTTAAAATACACATCGGTCACTTCCACAAAGGATTCCGCCTGACGATCTTTTGTAATGATAGCCACGGCCGTCATCACTTGATGGCGATTCGATGATAGTTTTTCCAAATGTTGAATCGCTTCTTCCTTCGTTTTCGGCTTATGAAGAAGCTCATCATTGAACACGACAATCGTATCTGCACCAATCACCGTTTTCCCGGGACAAAGAGTCGCCACATCCTGCGTTTTCAATAGCGCTACTTTTTGGACATAGTCTTTGAAATCCGTTGCTTGGACAGATGTTTCCTCCACACTGCTGGCAATGACTTCGAACGGGACTCCCAACTTCGAAAACAGTTCTTTTCTTCTTGGTGAGGCTGACGCTAAAACGAGTTGATGTGTTGTTGTAAATTTCATTTCCATTCCTCCTATACATAATATAGCCGAGGAATGGCATTTTGAAAAATGCATCGAACGACAGGATTTTTACAATTTGCCCATTTTTTGCCCGTTAAAATTTGATTTTCAAACAGTCGTTTCCGGTGAAATAATGGGCTAAAAGATGCATCCGAACCACCGATGAATCGCTTGAAATGCTTGATAATGCATAGGTGATCGTCTCCCAGTCGGAAGGCATTTTTTCCTCTTTTTCGTCCCCTTGAAAATTTATTTTTGAAGGATCCTTATTTTTTAATAGAGACGGAATGTTTTGTAATTCCGGCTTTTTGCATCCTGCGGCGGATAAAGTAAAGGGCTTGACAAAAGATGGGGGATCCTCCGATAGCACAACCCCTTCTTTCGTCGTAGCAACGCTGGACCAGACATAAAAACTTCCGTCAATTTCAACAACGGCGCTCGTATTTAGACTTGGATAGCCGTACACAAACTCCGTCGCTTTTTCAAAAGTGGAAAATACACCGTGCTGGTTGGCAAAAAATTGCTCAGTAAAACGCTCTTCTTCACCCGTTTTTTCCGTATTTTGGGAACTTACAGGAATCAAATCATTCTGTTTAGTTTTTTCGGTATAAGTTGAATCCATCGAATTCAAAATGAGAATAAATACGAGAACGCCTACCAATCCCGTAATAGAGCCTAATAGAGCCGCCCGCATCATTTCCCGCCGCCCAATGATATGTGGAAATTTCATCGAATCACCCTTTTCAATCACGAATCCGTACGATTTTTGGCCGAACAACGCCCATATTATTTCTTATGTTTATGTTTTATTGAAAATGAGCATTCAAGGTTATTTATTCGCATCAATTCTTCTGAAAAGGGTTTATCGTTTTCTATCAATCGGCAGGCTCGAATCTATGACTCATGCGTAGCATCGATCAGCCCATTCCGGATTTCAGCCAGCAAATAAAGAGAACCGGTGACAAACGTTATTCCGTCAAAATTTCCGGCCGATTGGATAAAAGGAATGATTTCCTGCAATTTTTCCTTCTTCTTCGCATGGGACAAACACAGTAAATCTTCCGCTTTCGCCGCCCGGGGATTTTCGAAATCGACAAAATAAAATTCATCGCCAACCGATTCCAATAATCGCAGCACTTGCTCAATGTCTTTATCTTTCACCATTCCAACAACAAAGCGGATGGTGTCATCAGGAAAACGCCGCTTAATGGTTTCGACAAGTTTTTCGACGCTTGCAGGATTATGGGCTCCATCAAAATATACGTTTGGTAACACCCGCTCAAACCGTCCTGCCAGGCTTGTCATTTCCACTCCCTTACGAATGGATTCCTTCGATACTTCCAATTGGAAGATTTTCGCCACTTCCAAAAAAGCGGAAATCGCCAAT includes:
- a CDS encoding Maf family protein, yielding MKFTTTHQLVLASASPRRKELFSKLGVPFEVIASSVEETSVQATDFKDYVQKVALLKTQDVATLCPGKTVIGADTIVVFNDELLHKPKTKEEAIQHLEKLSSNRHQVMTAVAIITKDRQAESFVEVTDVYFKHLPRPLIEKYVETKDPFDKAGGYGIQTGGALFIDRIEGDYNTVVGLPIASLFEKLVELNIIEL